One part of the Saprospiraceae bacterium genome encodes these proteins:
- a CDS encoding glycosyltransferase has product MSKALTLIGCEVSLLAMNTSKHFVDLQHGYPEDLNYYKAIYSVNVDNRIRLHAAFKNIFSSDSYHISRFISQDFNDKLKEVLILENFDVIQLETLYLAPFLSTIKKYSNAMIVLRAHNIEHEIWQRIAKQVQFLPKKLYLRYLSNKLKNFEVNTLNDYDFLVAITERDLVHFKSLGYKNGCVASPVGFEMSHYQEDYHAYSRPLALSFIGSLDWMPNSEAVRWFLNEVWPVLIKKFPFIEFHFAGRNASADLAEINLKGVFFHKNVLDSKKFLLAYPILIVPIFAGSGIRVKILEAMALGRVVITTSIGLEGIPAKHKEQVFIANTVEDFINSIEQCHLKYSKLQSIGESARNFVLNHFDSSKLALKLVHAYKKALHSHTHS; this is encoded by the coding sequence ATGAGTAAAGCCCTTACATTAATTGGCTGTGAAGTAAGTCTTTTAGCAATGAACACGAGTAAGCATTTTGTGGATTTGCAACATGGGTACCCTGAAGATTTGAATTATTACAAGGCAATATATTCAGTGAACGTAGATAACAGAATTAGATTGCATGCTGCTTTTAAAAATATATTTAGTTCAGACTCTTATCATATTTCAAGATTTATTTCGCAAGATTTTAATGACAAATTAAAAGAAGTTCTAATTCTTGAAAATTTTGATGTAATTCAGTTGGAAACATTGTATTTAGCTCCATTCCTTTCTACAATTAAAAAGTATTCTAATGCTATGATTGTTTTAAGGGCACATAATATTGAGCATGAAATCTGGCAAAGAATAGCAAAACAAGTTCAATTTTTGCCAAAGAAATTATATCTAAGATATTTAAGTAATAAATTAAAAAATTTTGAAGTCAATACTTTAAATGACTATGATTTTTTAGTCGCTATAACGGAACGAGATTTAGTTCATTTTAAGTCATTAGGATATAAAAATGGTTGTGTAGCTTCACCGGTAGGGTTCGAAATGTCGCATTATCAAGAAGATTATCATGCATATTCAAGGCCGCTTGCACTTTCCTTTATTGGATCTTTGGATTGGATGCCGAATAGTGAAGCGGTTAGATGGTTTTTAAATGAAGTATGGCCAGTTTTAATTAAAAAATTTCCATTTATAGAATTTCATTTTGCGGGTAGAAATGCTTCAGCTGATTTGGCTGAAATTAATTTGAAAGGTGTGTTTTTTCACAAAAATGTTTTGGATTCAAAGAAATTTCTCTTAGCGTATCCTATATTAATTGTGCCCATTTTTGCAGGGTCTGGTATCCGTGTTAAAATCTTAGAAGCCATGGCATTAGGTAGGGTAGTGATAACCACATCTATTGGATTAGAGGGAATTCCAGCAAAGCATAAAGAACAGGTCTTTATTGCAAATACGGTAGAAGATTTTATTAATAGTATAGAGCAATGTCATTTAAAATATTCAAAACTTCAAAGTATAGGTGAAAGTGCAAGGAATTTTGTTTTGAATCATTTTGATAGTTCAAAATTAGCACTCAAATTGGTACATGCATATAAAAAGGCATTACATTCGCACACCCATTCTTAG
- a CDS encoding ABC transporter ATP-binding protein gives MIECINIKKSFQQLQVLKNINLKVQEGQLISILGASGAGKSTLLHIIGTLDSADEGNILINGLNLKSKSANELALFRNQFIGFIFQFHHLLPEFSALENVCIPGLIANRKEAELNSAAKSLLSRLGLESRLSHKPGQLSGGEQQRVALARALINNPKILLADEPTGNLDQENAEQVLSLILSFKKEMGMTTIIVTHDQKIASKTDISVTMQDGMILNSQINNS, from the coding sequence ATGATTGAATGTATAAATATTAAAAAGTCTTTCCAACAGTTGCAAGTACTTAAAAACATAAACCTCAAAGTACAAGAAGGACAATTAATTAGCATATTAGGCGCTTCCGGAGCAGGAAAAAGTACCTTACTCCATATTATTGGCACCCTTGATTCTGCCGACGAAGGGAATATCCTAATAAATGGTTTAAATCTGAAAAGCAAATCTGCAAATGAACTCGCTTTATTCAGAAATCAATTTATTGGTTTTATTTTCCAATTTCACCATTTGTTGCCTGAATTTTCAGCACTTGAGAATGTTTGTATTCCCGGATTAATAGCAAATCGGAAGGAAGCGGAGCTAAATTCAGCAGCAAAAAGTCTTTTAAGCAGACTTGGTTTGGAATCCAGATTAAGTCATAAGCCAGGTCAGCTATCTGGGGGTGAACAACAACGTGTTGCTTTAGCTAGGGCATTAATTAATAATCCTAAAATTTTATTAGCCGACGAACCCACTGGCAATCTAGATCAGGAAAATGCTGAACAAGTATTAAGTCTGATCTTGTCATTTAAAAAAGAAATGGGCATGACCACCATTATTGTCACACATGATCAGAAAATTGCATCCAAAACCGATATTTCCGTAACGATGCAAGACGGTATGATTTTAAATTCTCAAATCAACAATTCTTGA
- a CDS encoding SCO family protein, with product MKIFSFLCVLIFFSCQERKLPILGLRHIENGDTIYVKTPDFSCQNQFNELIERKHLEGKIHISNFFFTSCATICPKTIRSMIKIGNHFKSNNEIHYINFSIDYRKDSVGRLKTYFDKLQIDVPNFQLLHISTMEEVKRISENYMSIAVEDPSAQGGFDHSGWILLADKNQYLRSYCLGTDEKDVDRFIKDVQKLLDEE from the coding sequence ATGAAAATATTTAGCTTTTTATGCGTTCTGATATTTTTTTCCTGCCAGGAACGAAAGCTACCAATTCTTGGACTCCGGCATATTGAAAATGGAGATACTATTTATGTAAAAACACCTGATTTTTCATGTCAAAATCAATTTAATGAATTAATTGAAAGAAAACATTTAGAAGGTAAAATCCATATTTCCAATTTTTTCTTTACTTCGTGTGCAACTATTTGTCCTAAAACAATTCGCAGTATGATTAAAATTGGGAATCATTTTAAATCTAATAATGAGATTCATTATATAAATTTTAGCATTGATTATAGAAAAGACAGTGTTGGAAGGTTGAAAACATACTTCGACAAACTTCAAATTGATGTTCCTAACTTTCAACTTCTTCACATCTCAACTATGGAAGAAGTAAAGAGAATTTCTGAAAATTATATGAGTATTGCTGTTGAAGATCCAAGTGCACAAGGTGGATTTGATCATAGTGGTTGGATCTTATTAGCTGATAAAAATCAATATTTAAGATCGTATTGCTTGGGCACTGATGAAAAAGATGTAGATCGATTTATTAAAGATGTTCAAAAGCTACTAGATGAAGAATAA
- a CDS encoding cytochrome c: MKNNFILFLFILYIFSTCNLSSEIYKEGKLSYENKCASCHGIHGEGFGKLYPNLMDVNYITNHRNQLSCWILKGIGQEPSNAKTTRFSDQIMPKNPDLSAIEICNILNYLNKQYWSMPEFKLSEIEKNIAACK, encoded by the coding sequence ATGAAGAATAATTTTATTCTGTTCTTATTCATTCTCTATATTTTTTCGACATGCAATTTATCTTCTGAAATATATAAGGAAGGAAAACTATCTTATGAAAATAAATGTGCTTCTTGTCATGGCATTCATGGTGAAGGTTTTGGTAAATTATATCCAAATTTAATGGATGTAAACTATATTACAAATCATAGAAATCAATTAAGTTGCTGGATTCTAAAAGGCATAGGACAGGAACCTTCAAATGCAAAAACCACAAGATTTTCAGATCAAATTATGCCAAAAAATCCGGACTTATCTGCTATTGAAATTTGCAATATTTTAAATTATTTAAATAAACAATATTGGTCTATGCCGGAATTCAAACTTTCAGAAATCGAAAAAAATATAGCTGCTTGTAAGTAG
- a CDS encoding TonB-dependent receptor codes for MLKSLPLFLCIFTVINVFAQKSDIRGNIYNKNTGEPLGFTSVYLEGSKYGALSDNLGFFNIAAVPKGDYVLFASYIGFDTFKVEISIKGNQIINKQIFLSESSTLLGEVSVSGKKQQARTEVKISTLTVTPKEIKALPSTGGEADIAQYLQIIPGVVSTGDQGGQIYIRGGSPVQNRILLDGMTIFNPFHSIGIFSVFETEVIRSVDVLTGGFPAEYGGRISAIIDMKTREGNKTRTSGLVSASPFIAKALIEGPISKFNENKGGSTSYLLTGKTSFIDQTSKTLYKYAFDSSTSNLPFKFHDFYGKISSIASNGSFLNLFGFNFNDQVNYTGLANLDWDASGGGANFKLIPTNSSLIIGGNIAYSRYLIQLNELNSEPRSSEIKGLQTNIDFTYFGAHSEFKYGVEFDAYSTDFNFTNFLKVPITKNDNNTELAGYLKYRTVLGNWVIDPSIRLQYYASLGKTSIEPRFGVKYNVSNDLRLKAAGGLFTQNLMSSVSERDIVNLFVGFITSPSLIKASHAIFGFEYDLSENTDINVETYFKDFTTLYQLNRNKRSVPESDYTQETGEAYGLDILLKSRWVNWSLWLGYSLGYVNRDDGIQKFPALFDRRHNANIVIDYQFGAGKVWEAGLRWNLGSGFAFTKIQGFFEDNKIPKGLETAFGIENAPIGVIYSDKINSGRLPYYHRLDLSIKRKIVISKTRYFDIVAAVTNAYDRKNIFYFNVIENRRVNQLPVLPSLVVSYHF; via the coding sequence ATGCTTAAATCATTACCACTCTTTTTGTGCATATTTACAGTAATAAATGTTTTTGCGCAAAAATCTGATATTCGTGGAAATATCTACAATAAAAATACAGGTGAACCGCTTGGATTTACGTCTGTATATTTAGAGGGTAGTAAATATGGTGCCTTATCTGATAATCTCGGATTTTTTAATATCGCGGCAGTACCTAAAGGGGACTATGTATTATTCGCTTCATATATTGGATTTGATACCTTTAAAGTGGAAATTTCAATCAAGGGAAATCAGATTATTAACAAGCAAATATTTTTATCAGAATCTAGTACATTATTAGGAGAAGTGAGTGTATCTGGCAAGAAACAACAAGCTCGAACTGAAGTTAAAATTTCTACATTAACAGTGACCCCGAAAGAAATTAAGGCCTTACCTTCAACAGGGGGTGAAGCTGATATTGCCCAATATCTGCAAATTATACCGGGCGTTGTAAGTACAGGTGATCAGGGAGGTCAAATTTATATTCGAGGTGGTTCACCAGTTCAAAATAGAATTTTATTAGATGGAATGACAATATTTAACCCATTTCATTCCATTGGTATTTTTTCTGTCTTTGAAACAGAGGTCATTCGTTCTGTGGATGTATTAACAGGTGGGTTTCCAGCAGAATATGGAGGTAGGATTTCGGCAATTATTGATATGAAGACTAGAGAAGGAAATAAAACCAGGACTTCAGGTTTAGTTTCTGCTAGTCCTTTTATAGCGAAAGCATTAATTGAAGGGCCTATTTCTAAATTTAACGAAAACAAAGGGGGGTCAACATCCTATTTACTTACAGGGAAAACTTCGTTTATTGACCAAACTTCAAAAACGCTTTATAAATATGCATTTGATTCCTCAACCAGTAATTTGCCTTTCAAGTTTCATGATTTTTACGGGAAGATTTCTTCAATTGCAAGTAACGGTAGTTTTTTGAATTTGTTTGGATTCAATTTTAATGATCAGGTAAATTATACAGGATTGGCAAATTTAGATTGGGATGCTTCTGGTGGTGGTGCAAACTTCAAATTAATACCAACAAATTCAAGCCTAATAATTGGTGGTAATATAGCTTATTCAAGATATTTGATTCAACTTAATGAGTTGAATTCTGAACCCCGATCAAGTGAAATTAAGGGATTACAAACGAATATTGATTTTACTTATTTTGGAGCTCATTCAGAATTTAAGTATGGTGTTGAGTTTGATGCATACAGTACGGATTTCAATTTTACCAATTTTCTAAAAGTACCAATAACTAAGAATGATAATAATACAGAATTGGCTGGATATTTAAAGTATCGTACAGTTTTAGGAAACTGGGTAATTGATCCAAGTATTAGACTTCAATATTATGCTTCTCTAGGAAAAACCTCTATTGAACCACGATTTGGTGTAAAGTATAATGTTTCAAATGATTTGCGATTAAAAGCTGCAGGTGGTTTGTTTACACAAAATTTAATGAGTTCCGTAAGTGAACGGGATATCGTAAATTTATTTGTTGGTTTTATCACAAGTCCAAGTTTGATAAAGGCGAGCCATGCAATTTTTGGCTTTGAATATGATTTAAGTGAAAATACGGATATTAATGTGGAGACTTATTTTAAAGACTTTACAACACTTTATCAGTTGAATAGAAATAAACGGTCTGTGCCTGAATCTGATTATACTCAGGAAACAGGGGAGGCCTATGGATTGGATATATTGCTTAAATCTCGTTGGGTAAACTGGAGTTTATGGTTGGGATATTCACTAGGATATGTTAATAGAGATGATGGGATTCAAAAATTTCCAGCACTTTTTGACCGTAGACATAATGCAAATATTGTTATTGATTATCAATTTGGTGCGGGTAAAGTTTGGGAAGCTGGACTCCGGTGGAATCTAGGTTCTGGATTTGCCTTTACAAAAATACAAGGCTTCTTTGAAGATAATAAAATTCCGAAAGGATTAGAAACCGCCTTTGGTATTGAAAATGCTCCTATTGGTGTTATATATTCAGATAAGATAAATAGTGGTAGACTTCCATATTACCATCGATTAGATCTTTCCATAAAAAGGAAAATTGTAATTTCCAAAACAAGGTATTTTGATATCGTAGCTGCAGTTACAAATGCCTATGATCGAAAAAATATATTTTATTTTAATGTCATTGAAAACCGAAGGGTGAATCAATTGCCGGTACTACCTTCTCTTGTTGTATCTTATCATTTTTAA